One window from the genome of Drosophila albomicans strain 15112-1751.03 chromosome 2L, ASM965048v2, whole genome shotgun sequence encodes:
- the LOC117564662 gene encoding putative inorganic phosphate cotransporter: MTQQPQWGISLSKYFILPQRVILAIMGFLAILNAYTMRVCLSQAITVLVKKKNSTDEDGNDQAICEPDDLDGDSGSASSGDFEWSEELQGLILSAFYIGYIVTHVPGGLLAEKFGGKWTLGLGILSTAVFTMLTPLAIDYGGSDWLIVTRVLMGLGEGTTFPALSVLLAAWVPANERGKLGALVLGGGQVGTIMGNLLSGVFLESYHWSFVFYFFGGLGVVWFVIFVLLCFSDPSSHPFIKPSEREYLVKEIGTIGRNESLPPTPWKAILTNLPMFALVSAQIGHDWGFYIMVTDLPKYMSDVLQFSIKANGLYSSLPYIMMWIVSVGSGFVADWMIRRGIMNTTNTRKVMTGLAAFGPAIFMVGASYAGCDRVLVVVLFTICMGLMGAYYAGMKLSPLDMSPNYAGTLMAITNGIGAITGVITPYLVGVMTPNASLLEWRTVFWVAFGVLFVTAIVYSIWASGEVQPFNGTIVEPTTLDFEAHERKPELKLKTMEHSS, from the exons ATgacacaacaaccacaatggGGCATAAGCTTATCAAAGT ATTTTATATTACCGCAACGTGTGATATTGGCCATCATGGGCTTTCTGGCCATCCTGAATGCCTACACGATGCGTGTTTGCCTCTCGCAGGCGATCACCGTCCtggtgaagaagaagaacagcaCCGATGAGGATGGCAACGATCAAGCGATCTGTGAACCCGACGATCTCGATGGCGATAGTGGATCAGCCAGCAGCGGCGACTTTGAGTGGTCCGAGGAGCTGCAGGGTTTGATCCTGTCCGCCTTCTACATTGGATACATTGTCACTCATGTACCTGGCGGTTTGCTCGCTGAGAAGTTTGGCGGCAAATGGACTCTGGGTCTTGGCATTCTCTCCACCGCTGTCTTCACCATGCTCACTCCTTTGGCTATCGATTATGGCGGTTCCGATTGGCTGATTGTCACGCGTGTCCTTATGGGTCTGGGGGAAGGAACAACTTTCCCTGCCTTGAGTGTGTTGCTCGCAGCTTGGGTGCCGGCCAATGAACGTGGAAAACTTGGAGCTTTGGTTCTGGGCGGCGGTCAAGTAGGCACCATCATGGGTAATCTGTTGTCTGGCGTCTTTTTGGAGTCTTACCACTGGTCGTTTGTCTTCTACTTCTTTGGCGGTCTTGGCGTTGTTTGGTTTGTCATCTTT GTCTTACTGTGCTTCAGCGACCCCAGCAGCCATCCCTTCATCAAGCCCTCGGAGCGCGAGTATCTGGTCAAGGAAATCGGTACAATTGGCCGCAACGAGAGCCTGCCCCCAACACCCTGGAAGGCCATCCTCACCAATCTGCCGATGTTCGCTTTGGTCTCCGCACAAATCGGTCACGATTGGGGCTTTTACATCATGGTCACCGATCTGCCCAAATACATGTCCGATGTGCTACAATTCTCGATCAAGGCCAACGGTCTGTACTCATCCCTGCCCTACATCATGATGTGGATCGTCTCGGTGGGCAGCGGTTTTGTGGCCGATTGGATGATCCGTCGTGGCATTAtgaacacaacaaacacacgtAAAGTGATGACTGGATTGGCTGCCTTTGGACCAGCCATCTTCATGGTGGGTGCCTCGTATGCTGGCTGTGATCGTGTCCTTGTCGTGGTGCTCTTCACCATCTGCATGGGTCTGATGGGTGCTTACTATGCGGGCATGAAGCTCAGTCCCCTGGACATGAGTCCCAACTATGCGGGCACCTTGATGGCCATCACGAATGGTATTGGTGCCATCACCGGAGTCATTACGCCGTATCTCGTGGGCGTAATGACGCCAAATGCCTCGCTACTCGAATGGCGTACTGTGTTCTGGGTGGCATTCGGTGTGCTGTTCGTCACTGCCATCGTTTACAGCATCTGGGCTTCGGGAGAGGTGCAACCCTTCAATGGAACGATCGTCGAACCGACTACATTGGACTTTGAGGCTCACGAACGTAAACCGGAGCTTAAGCTCAAGACGATGGAGCACAGCTCGTAA
- the LOC117563871 gene encoding putative inorganic phosphate cotransporter isoform X2, which yields MLGFQQKLRKFFDYLQVKQRLVLCYFSLLAIINAYTIRYCLDFSLNRIVRESKAKSIKTPLIVKPTPRRVNRNTVPTTARQRPKPRQRAGRDQLKLNPQQLKQTQFHAPVITTSNCSDVWTKEVQILVSASFYAGYMLTHIPGGRLAERYGVRHGGPGALMALRLLIGFCEGPTFPAVSALLAQWVPESERGLLCSCVLSGGEIGVIFVHLVNGLALGEEDWAMAFYVVGSGAMLWFVGFVLVCYSKPDASPFIQSSEREYIKSQVSDTLITEPETEATDTNEAPWSNMLLNAPIWALIAANMQHDWNQQEMAQELQQLLHQLQSKGSTLWTELESSLRVTAPHLWSWLASLTSGQLSDYLIANGILNRTQTRSLMSWLVFVSSSMYLVYDKQQSARMWSVLAFGAYYAGIKLLPLDMSPNFAGTLMGISNGLGSLPGLLLPLLQQLESEYEIVGSIRAAFWLICAGYISGDVQSYNQRQRRSNQPIVH from the exons atgttaggTTTTCAGCAGAAACTGAGAAAATTCTTTGACT ATCTGCAGGTGAAACAGCGATTGGTGCTCTGCTATTTTAGTTTGTTGGCCATCATAAATGCGTATACAATACGCTATTGTCTGGACTTTTCACTGAATCGCATAGTAAGGGAGTCGAAGGCGAAGTCTATCAAAACTCCTTTAATTGTGAAACCCACACCGAGAAGAGTGAACCGAAACACAGTGCCAACTACTGCAAGACAAAGACCTAAGCCTCGACAAAGAGCTGGCAGAGATCAACTTAAATTAAATCCACAGCAGTTGAAGCAAACACAATTCCATGCACCCGTCATTACCACCTCCAACTGCTCCGATGTGTGGACGAAAGAAGTGCAGATTCTGGTCTCCGCCTCCTTCTATGCGGGCTACATGCTTACACACATTCCAGGCGGACGTCTGGCGGAGCGTTATGGTG TGCGTCATGGTGGTCCTGGCGCCTTGATGGCCCTCCGATTGTTAATAGGATTCTGCGAGGGTCCCACATTTCCAGCGGTCAGCGCTTTGCTGGCCCAATGGGTTCCCGAAAGCGAACGAGGATTGCTCTGCAGCTGCGTGCTGAGTGGCGGCGAAATTGGGGTCATATTTGTTCACTTGGTTAACGGATTGGCTCTGGGTGAGGAGGATTGGGCGATGGCATTCTATGTGGTCGGTAGCGGTGCAATGCTTTGGTTTGTGGGTTTC GTTCTCGTCTGCTACAGCAAACCGGATGCCTCGCCATTTATACAGAGCTCGGAGCGTGAGTACATCAAGAGCCAGGTGAGCGACACTTTGATCACAGAACCAGAGACAGAAGCAACTGACACTAATGAAGCGCCTTGGAGCAACATGCTGCTGAATGCGCCCATATGGGCACTGATTGCAGCTAATATGCAGCACGACTGGAATCAGCAAGAGATGGCACAagagctgcaacagctgctgcaccAACTGCAGTCCAAGGGCAGCACGCTGTGGACAGAGCTAGAGTCCAGTTTACGGGTAACTGCACCGCATCTGTGGAGCTGGCTGGCCTCGCTCACCTCAGGCCAGCTCAGCGATTATCTGATTGCAAACGGGATCTTGAATCGCACACAGACACGTTCCCTCATGTCCTGGCTGGTCTTTGTGAGCAGCTCCATGTATCTAGTCTATGACAAGCAGCAAAGTGCGCGAATGTGGAGTGTTCTGGCTTTTGGCGCCTACTATGCGGGCATCAAGCTGCTGCCCCTGGACATGAGTCCCAATTTCGCCGGCACACTGATGGGCATCTCCAACGGCCTAGGTTCACTGCCGGgtctgttgttgccactgctgcagCAACTGGAGTCGGAGTACGAAATTGTGGGCAGCATTCGTGCTGCATTTTGGTTGATATGCGCTGGATATATTTCGGGCGATGTGCAGTCGTATAatcagcgacagcgacgtagCAACCAGCCAATTGTTCATTAA
- the LOC117563871 gene encoding sialin isoform X1 encodes MLGFQQKLRKFFDYLQVKQRLVLCYFSLLAIINAYTIRYCLDFSLNRIVRESKAKSIKTPLIVKPTPRRVNRNTVPTTARQRPKPRQRAGRDQLKLNPQQLKQTQFHAPVITTSNCSDVWTKEVQILVSASFYAGYMLTHIPGGRLAERYGGKWILGASILLSAILTLLTPTIVRHGGPGALMALRLLIGFCEGPTFPAVSALLAQWVPESERGLLCSCVLSGGEIGVIFVHLVNGLALGEEDWAMAFYVVGSGAMLWFVGFVLVCYSKPDASPFIQSSEREYIKSQVSDTLITEPETEATDTNEAPWSNMLLNAPIWALIAANMQHDWNQQEMAQELQQLLHQLQSKGSTLWTELESSLRVTAPHLWSWLASLTSGQLSDYLIANGILNRTQTRSLMSWLVFVSSSMYLVYDKQQSARMWSVLAFGAYYAGIKLLPLDMSPNFAGTLMGISNGLGSLPGLLLPLLQQLESEYEIVGSIRAAFWLICAGYISGDVQSYNQRQRRSNQPIVH; translated from the exons atgttaggTTTTCAGCAGAAACTGAGAAAATTCTTTGACT ATCTGCAGGTGAAACAGCGATTGGTGCTCTGCTATTTTAGTTTGTTGGCCATCATAAATGCGTATACAATACGCTATTGTCTGGACTTTTCACTGAATCGCATAGTAAGGGAGTCGAAGGCGAAGTCTATCAAAACTCCTTTAATTGTGAAACCCACACCGAGAAGAGTGAACCGAAACACAGTGCCAACTACTGCAAGACAAAGACCTAAGCCTCGACAAAGAGCTGGCAGAGATCAACTTAAATTAAATCCACAGCAGTTGAAGCAAACACAATTCCATGCACCCGTCATTACCACCTCCAACTGCTCCGATGTGTGGACGAAAGAAGTGCAGATTCTGGTCTCCGCCTCCTTCTATGCGGGCTACATGCTTACACACATTCCAGGCGGACGTCTGGCGGAGCGTTATGGTGGCAAGTGGATATTGGGTGCTTCGATATTACTTTCGGCAATTCTAACGCTGCTCACTCCAACCATAGTGCGTCATGGTGGTCCTGGCGCCTTGATGGCCCTCCGATTGTTAATAGGATTCTGCGAGGGTCCCACATTTCCAGCGGTCAGCGCTTTGCTGGCCCAATGGGTTCCCGAAAGCGAACGAGGATTGCTCTGCAGCTGCGTGCTGAGTGGCGGCGAAATTGGGGTCATATTTGTTCACTTGGTTAACGGATTGGCTCTGGGTGAGGAGGATTGGGCGATGGCATTCTATGTGGTCGGTAGCGGTGCAATGCTTTGGTTTGTGGGTTTC GTTCTCGTCTGCTACAGCAAACCGGATGCCTCGCCATTTATACAGAGCTCGGAGCGTGAGTACATCAAGAGCCAGGTGAGCGACACTTTGATCACAGAACCAGAGACAGAAGCAACTGACACTAATGAAGCGCCTTGGAGCAACATGCTGCTGAATGCGCCCATATGGGCACTGATTGCAGCTAATATGCAGCACGACTGGAATCAGCAAGAGATGGCACAagagctgcaacagctgctgcaccAACTGCAGTCCAAGGGCAGCACGCTGTGGACAGAGCTAGAGTCCAGTTTACGGGTAACTGCACCGCATCTGTGGAGCTGGCTGGCCTCGCTCACCTCAGGCCAGCTCAGCGATTATCTGATTGCAAACGGGATCTTGAATCGCACACAGACACGTTCCCTCATGTCCTGGCTGGTCTTTGTGAGCAGCTCCATGTATCTAGTCTATGACAAGCAGCAAAGTGCGCGAATGTGGAGTGTTCTGGCTTTTGGCGCCTACTATGCGGGCATCAAGCTGCTGCCCCTGGACATGAGTCCCAATTTCGCCGGCACACTGATGGGCATCTCCAACGGCCTAGGTTCACTGCCGGgtctgttgttgccactgctgcagCAACTGGAGTCGGAGTACGAAATTGTGGGCAGCATTCGTGCTGCATTTTGGTTGATATGCGCTGGATATATTTCGGGCGATGTGCAGTCGTATAatcagcgacagcgacgtagCAACCAGCCAATTGTTCATTAA
- the LOC117564659 gene encoding mitochondrial import receptor subunit TOM70 yields MATFLNLSSVKLNKWQVALLLGTPLAIGLGMYVLRKSGNKDDTNATTKGGKQPATSSNKQKKGKIENKTLSIDGTAPDTELERKKKSAELGEQLSPLKEANNYKTEGNNCYRNGKYDEAISFYDKAIDKCPTEHRTDMAIFYQNRAASYEMLKKWNKVKEDCSLSLEYNPRYAKAYYRRARAHEATKDMSECLDDVTATCILEMFQNNNTIVFADRVLKETGRLDAEKGMREHVPVVPSAAFVNTYMRSFIADPLQLMELPASTTDAPLRGFVRARKAFEAQQYDDIIAACTEEIESSESDAQYKVEALLMRGTFHLLGGSFADSKHDFDAILANADADPTLRVYAYIKRAALFIQTDERDKGLADFLEAQKLRPDNADVYHQRAQILLLLEQIDEALVEFDTAVRLAPNHAIAYVQKCYAEYRLALLTNDQNRLGRVIRDFELAIEKFPDCVECYSLMAQVLADQQQFPQAQQFYEKAMKLAPTNPSLLVHQAIMMLQWRGDIDTAVALLNRAIEVDPKCELAYETLGTVEVQRAQLQRAVDLFEKALLYAKSQAELVHVYSLRNAALAQINVTRKMGIDMNTISAMAQSGFLAQPGM; encoded by the exons ATGGCAACGTTCCTTAATTTGAGTTCGGTAAAGCTTAATAAATGGCAAGTGGCGCTGCTCCTGGGCACTCCGCTGGCCATTGGCCTGGGGATGTATGTGCTACGTAAGAGCGGCAACAAAGACGACACAAACGCGACCACAAAAGGCGGCAAACAACCGGCAACGTCGTCGAACAAGCAAAAGAAGGGTAAAATTGAGAATAAAACTTTATCCATTGATGGCACTGCTCCGGATACGGAACTGGAGCGCAAAAAGAAGTCCGCCGAACTGGGGGAACAGTTGTCGCCGCTGAAGGAGGCCAACAACTACAAGACGGAGGGCAACAATTGCTATCGCAATGGCAAATACGATGAGGCCATCAGTTTCTACGACAAGGCCATTGATAAGTGCCCCACAGAGCATCGCACTGACATGGCCATCTTCTATCAGAATCGTGCTGCCTCTTATGAGATGCTCAAGAAGTGGAATAAAGTAAAGGAAGATTGTTCGCTTTCCCTGGAGTATAATCCACGCTATGCCAAGGCGTATTATAGAAGAGCACGTGCTCATGAAGCAACCAAGGATATGAGCGAGTGTCTGGATGATGTGACGGCCACCTGCATCCTGGAAATGTTTCAGAACAACAATACGATTGTGTTTGCGGATCGTGTGCTAAAGGAGACGGGTCGCCTCGATGCGGAGAAGGGCATGCGTGAGCATGTTCCTGTGGTTCCATCGGCTGCCTTTGTCAACACTTATATGCGCTCGTTCATTGCCGATCCGCTGCAGCTGATGGAGTTGCCAGCTTCGACAACTGATGCCCCATTGCGTGGCTTTGTGCGCGCTCGCAAGGCGTTCGAGGCGCAGCAGTATGATGACATTATTGCCGCTTGCACCGAGGAAATTGAATCATCCGAGTCGGATGCACAGTACAAAGTGGAGGCGCTCCTCATGCGCGGCACATTCCATCTACTGGGCGGCAGCTTTGCGGACAGCAAACATGACTTTGATGCCATACTGGCCAATG CTGATGCCGATCCTACGCTGCGTGTTTATGCGTACATTAAGCGTGCCGCACTCTTCATACAGACGGATGAGCGAGACAAGGGCTTGGCCGACTTCCTCGAGGCTCAGAAGCTACGCCCCGACAATGCAGATGTCTATCACCAGCGTGCCCAaatcttgctgctgctggaacAGATCGATGAGGCGTTGGTGGAGTTCGATACGGCTGTGCGATTGGCACCCAATCATGCTATTGCCTATGTACAGAAATGCTACGCGGAGTATCGTCTGGCGTTGTTGACCAACGATCAGAATCGTTTGGGACGCGTGATACGCGACTTTGAGCTGGCCATCGAGAAGTTCCCTGATTGCGTTGAATGCTACAGTCTTATGGCCCAAGTGCTGGCGGATCAGCAGCAATTCCCACAGGCGCAACAGTTCTACGAGAAGGCCATGAAACTGGCGCCCACAAATCCATCGTTGCTGGTGCATCAGGCCATCATGATGCTGCAATGGCGTGGCGATATCGACACGGCTGTCGCGTTGCTCAATCGTGCCATCGAGGTGGATCCCAAGTGTGAGCTGGCATACGAGACACTGGGCACCGTGGAGGTGCAGCGAGCGCAACTGCAGCGTGCTGTCGATCTGTTTGAGAAGGCGCTGCTTTATGCCAAGAGTCAGGCGGAGCTGGTCCATGTCTATTCCTTGCGTAATGCGGCGCTGGCTCAAATCAATGTGACGCGCAAGATGGGCATCGATATGAACACCATTTCCGCCATGGCGCAGTCCGGTTTCCTTGCCCAGCCGGgcatgtaa
- the LOC117564664 gene encoding nuclear protein 1-like — MSEAHFDEYEHYNFDHGKHIFSSHSGKQRSKKEATEHTNHFDPSGHSRKLLTKLMNTNNNKKTVKN; from the coding sequence ATGTCTGAGGCACACTTTGATGAGTACGAGCACTACAACTTTGACCATGGCAAGCACATCTTTTCAAGCCACAGCGGCAAGCAGCGCTCCAAGAAGGAGGCCACCGAGCACACCAATCACTTCGACCCCTCTGGCCACTCTAGAAAACTATTGACCAAGCTCAtgaacaccaacaacaacaagaagactGTGAAAAACTGA